The genomic segment GAATTTAGTTTGGAAGAAGTGTGGCTAAGTTTATGGTTGTTAGAATCTTGTGAATTTAGTTTGATTCCGTTTACTTAGCCTTATCTACTGTGATCTAATGTGATCACTTGTGCATCTCCTTAGCTGCCTTTTACTAATAAGAAGCAAACAATGATTTGTAGGCATTACTTGGTAATTCCGAAAGAACACATTCCTACTGTGAAAGACCTtcagagaagagatgaagactaCTCCTTAGGTTGGTtatcaaaacatataatatacaCACATCATTTCCTGTTATATCTATGTTTAAAGTTTCGACAAGGatgtttgttttatgatttGCGCAGTAAAACACATGCTTAGTGTGGGACAAGATCTGTTGCATAAAGATGCACCTCAAAGCATTCATAGGTGAGGGTTCTTAGTTACCAACTATGGATTTTGAGTTAGACTTTTCAAACCAACCATATTTGTAATGCTTGAAACATTATATTTCACTAATTGCTTGATGTGTTTCTTCTCCTTGTGATAACCTATGTAGCATTAACATGATCTGTACTTTCTCTCAGATTTGGTTTTCACCAGCCACCTTTTAACAGTGTTgatcatctccatctccattgtTTTGCATTACCTTTTGTGCCCAGGTACTGATATGCTTCATGCTCATTGATCTTTCTTGGGATATTCTTTGCATCTATCTCTCTTACTTTCCCATGGCTTGTAACTGCGTATAAgcttttttaacatatattgcCATCAAAACAGATGGAAAGCCATCAAGTACAAGTCTTTGGGACCTTTGGGTGGATTTATTGAAGCAGAGACACTGCTGGAGAAGATAAGGCCTCTTCTTTCAAAGGTGTAATTGAACAGACTTACCTAACTGCATTGTGGTGCTTTGTCTTCGCTAAAAATTGTGCAAAATctcttttctattcttttgtttGCAAATTTGTTATGAAATGCCAAATATTATTGAGGATTTTGTATATGAAAGAAGCATATGTCAagtaattatatgtaatttctGTCACTGTCCAAAAAGTGTATACAGTGACGGCGATCTCATTGTTTCCATATTTAATGAGTATGAGACGTATACATGAAGGATTCTCATATAATCTCTGGAGTTACTGCCATAAGATGTAGACTTAGACCCCTTGATTCCATATAGGATCTCTGATATATGTGGGCCTTCTTGTGTTGCTTTGATGCTCTGACATCTCTAAATGTAGGGGATGCACTGGTTGCATTGCATGAGACATACTGCAGCTTAACTGGTGCAGTTGTGTTCTTGCAACAGTATAGTTATCCACAGAACAGGTAACCACGTTTTGAATAAACTCGTACATTTGTGACCTTTCTGTGAGATTGAAATATTAAGTCATGTGACAAATCTTAGGAGGTATTGAGCACTGTGTCATGGGAACAGTAGGAAGCAAAAACCTATATCATTCAAGTTTTAGATTATTTGGCTATACTCAGGCTGTTCAGATTGATTCTTATCCTTTCAGGAGGATCTATAGGTATCAGTAGCACGGATTAGTTTTTGATGTTATCACAACTAAAAACTTGAGCTTATCGAAGTAATAGATTCAAGTGAGATCAAATCTTCTCTGCTCACATGCAGCTTGCGCAGTTAGATACAAGTACAGCTTGCAGTTGCAATGCCCCTTTACCCTCTAGCTTCTTTGATTGATGTTCTGGCTAGAGTACTACTATTTCTTAAGATAAGTTTTTCTGTTGTTAAAAAGATAGGTTTTTCTGGAAcaagtacaaaaataaaatgatttgttaTGGGTATGATATTCTGGTGATGTTTTGATAGGAACCACTAGAACTCAAGAATTTGAGCtaacaaaccaacaaaacttCTTAATGGTGTTATGTCCTAGATGATGAGTACGAAACTTATGCAAAATTGAAATTCTTGATTTGCCATTGTCTTGAAGGATTTAGGCCCATAAATTGTAAGCTTTTTGGATGGATTTACTTGTAAGACTCAACCACCCCTGTCAAATACCAACTCTTTGTTTGGTTCGTAGTCTGTTTTTTAGTTAATAACTTGTGTATACGACATATACACATCAACAAAGCTTCATATTTTCCTGATATTTTAAATGGATTGGTCCTGTccttatatttttgtaatgcctTTGAGCAAAGTTGGAGGTCCTCTAAAGCAGATAATTTTGACAATAAAATATCAAactgtttgtttgattggtaaTGATTATAGATGAAGAGGTCGGTGAGTTCGTCTTCTTGTCTGTTTGGTAATACAACTCTTATAGGTATCTCAATATGTTACTATTCCCCCGTATGTCTCattgttaattaatttgttgACCATTGTGAGACCATATGATAGATACTACCACCTGTCTAAGCATTTGTAGATTAACCAAATGAAGTGTACacaatttatggaaaaaaagtAGTTATCTCATGTATCGACTAGCTTTTTAATTACGTCAAATCTCTCTAATAACTTCCGTGTTTATGGTGACACAAGAAAGctattagaagaaaaaagctAAAGCTGGGGCTAGTGAGGAAAACAGCTCAGGCGAAGAAGACAGGCTTGAAGCCTTTTCTTCTTGGAGTGACGAACCAAAGTTAGAGAAAACTGCAATAATAACGTCACTGTCAAGTCTCGAACCTCAGGTTTGCTTTTGCTTCATTGGTTccttctcgtttttttttttttggttttttcgaGTACAGCTAATTTAAGTTTTCGAAATAGCATATCTGTTAACAGCTGTATCCAAAATGtagaatttaaaatattgtttatatttattttaaagaaaacaaaaagaatccaTGCTCTCTTAAATTAAGAGCTGACGAATCCCACATATCCAAAACGATTGACACGGTTTCGTTTCGTTTTTCAAAGTTTTGTATACCTTTTCAGTAAAATAAAGGcaagttttttattaaaaaaaattagtatgttCCAATTTTCCAAAATGCGTTCCTCTTTAGCGACCCAAACTTATCCTGTAAATTACTTTTTtcgtattttaaaataaaacaaagtatcGGCTCGTACTGGAGGAGGTTGGTGAATTCTATATGAGTATATATGTACTGTCCCTTATTCTCTCACTATTAGGACTTTTGTCCTCTAGCGATTCTCTCTACCTAATTTTATTAGCTTCAATAAAACAAGCCACTAGCATGTACATTAAAGTTTCTAATTGTTATCTACcagtaattttataattaattttcttataatgatTGATTAGATTTAAGATTATGGAGTATTAAATTAAGTGTTAAAATCAGTATAGGTATTCTAACAAGATACTACTACTATATACCACTTTCTTGGGATAAACAATGCATTCCTTATTATCTTTTACAAATGGAATAATAAAGTTCGGCTGCATAAATATAGTATTAATCAATCGGCGGTCGAGCAAATTTTCTAGGTGTTTGGTTCAGTTCGACTTTTAGATGTTTGATTAATTTggttatttacttaatttatttggtttcagTAAATTATGTAATTCAATTTCATTAAAAAGAAGGGGTTTCATATTAGTATagcaattttaattaaaaaatgcaAGGAAATTTGAAAATGGTCAGGTGAGGACAATACCGAAGGAGAACTGAAGGTGTGTGTGGAAAAGAGTAAAGTACACGTgtacctttctctctctctctctttcttctactCTTTTTTAACCCTGTCCATGACATGGCCTAGCAATATCCCACCTGGCTTGCCTATGTGGCTCTCAAGTTTCAACATATTTATGGTGGTGTTCTAGCGTCTCTAAGGCTTTATAATATCATCCGAGGGTGTGGATTGGATTACATTATAGCCAATTATATGGTTGAAGTTGGATTTTAACTGGAACCTAAATTAAGAGAaggacaaaaagaagaaagaaaaaaacgtagATATAATAAATGTAGAAATGTATGGTTGCATGCAAAGTCCCCCATCTCATCAATGAACAATGCAGTTGACTTCTTCCCATCATCAATAAGAGTAGCCAGACAATGAGTTGGAGTATTACTGTGCCAAGTTTTACCATTACGACTGCGATTTGTGCTGATATGTAATAATGGTTATTGGTTAGTTTCCTGTCTAAAATCTAATCCTAGGACTAACTCTGCATGCCACTCCTTTCATCATACACTACGAGTCTTCGAGACTTTGTTTTCGTTACAAATTTTATGCATACAAATATCCTCTTTTTCAAAagcatataatataaaatatctaGTTCTTCTGTGATATATGACAGCcaaaaataaagtatttaaaTCATCTGCGTAAttgtctttttaaaataaaaataaaaaatgtaaattgtcCCTTTGCTCTGTCCTATAAAAAAGACACTCGACCTCCTCTGCTTCAAATTCAAAACCAGTTTCCTTGGACATCACTGTTTCATCCGCCATGAAAACTtgtttgatcttcttcctcttctacaCAACAATTCTCAATTACTGCCTCTATTTCTCTGTTTCATCATCAACACCTCTTCTCCTccatctctctcactctctctcaaCCTCAAAACACTCTTCCTCTCCCCTTCACCTCCTCAAATCATCCTCCTCCCGTTCCTCCGCTCGTttccgccgccaccaccaccaccaaaaacaacaactttcCCTCCCTATCTCTTCCGGCAGCGATTACCTCCTCTCCCTCTCCGTCGGCTCTCCATCCTCAGCCGTCTCACTCTACTTAGACACCGGAAGCGACCTCGTCTGGTTCCCTTGTCGTCCTTTCACTTGCATCCTCTGTGAATCAAAACCAAtccctccttctcctccttcccCTGTCTccgtctcctccaccaccgtccCCTGTTCCTCCCCTTCTTGCTCCGCTGCTCACTCATCCCTTCCTTCCTCCGACCTCTGCGCTATCTCCAACTGTCCTCTTGATTTCATCGAGACCGGTGACTGTAACACTTCTTCTTACCCTTGTCCACCTTTCTACTACGCTTACGGTGACGGCTCTCTCGTCGCAAAACTCTACTCCGACTCGCTATCTCTCCCTTCCGTCTCCGTCTCTAACTTCACCTTCGGCTGCGCTCACACCACTCTCGCTGAACCTATCGGCGTCGCTGGATTCGGCCGTGGACGTCTCTCTCTTCCCGCTCAGCTCGCTGTTCACTCTCCTCATCTCGGTAACAGCTTCTCTTATTGTCTTGTATCTCACTCGTTCGACTCAGAACGAGTCCGTCGTCCGAGTCCACTCATCCTCGGCCGCTTCGTCGATGAAAAAGAGAAACGTGTCGGAAGAACCAccgatgatgacgatgatgatatgaagaagaaggagaagaagaagaagaagaagaacgagtTCGTCTTCACTGAGTTGCTTGAAAACCCAAAGCATCCTTACTTCTACTCTGTTTCACTCCAAGGAATCTCAATCGGAAAACGGAATATTCCTGCTCCGGCGATGCTACGAAGAATTGATAAAAACGGCGGCGGAGGTGTCGTAGTTGACTCAGGGANGTCCCTTTGCTCTGTCCTATAAAAAAGACACTCGACCTCCTCTGCTTCAAATTCAAAACCAGTTTCCTTGGACATCACTGTTTCATCCGCCATGAAAACTtgtttgatcttcttcctcttctacaCAACAATTCTCAATTACTGCCTCTATTTCTCTGTTTCATCATCAACACCTCTTCTCCTccatctctctcactctctctcaaCCTCAAAACACTCTTCCTCTCCCCTTCACCTCCTCAAATCATCCTCCTCCCGTTCCTCCGCTCGTttccgccgccaccaccaccaccaaaaacaacaactttcCCTCCCTATCTCTTCCGGCAGCGATTACCTCCTCTCCCTCTCCGTCGGCTCTCCATCCTCAGCCGTCTCACTCTACTTAGACACCGGAAGCGACCTCGTCTGGTTCCCTTGTCGTCCTTTCACTTGCATCCTCTGTGAATCAAAACCAAtccctccttctcctccttcccCTGTCTccgtctcctccaccaccgtccCCTGTTCCTCCCCTTCTTGCTCCGCTGCTCACTCATCCCTTCCTTCCTCCGACCTCTGCGCTATCTCCAACTGTCCTCTTGATTTCATCGAGACCGGTGACTGTAACACTTCTTCTTACCCTTGTCCACCTTTCTACTACGCTTACGGTGACGGCTCTCTCGTCGCAAAACTCTACTCCGACTCGCTATCTCTCCCTTCCGTCTCCGTCTCTAACTTCACCTTCGGCTGCGCTCACACCACTCTCGCTGAACCTATCGGCGTCGCTGGATTCGGCCGTGGACGTCTCTCTCTTCCCGCTCAGCTCGCTGTTCACTCTCCTCATCTCGGTAACAGCTTCTCTTATTGTCTTGTATCTCACTCGTTCGACTCAGAACGAGTCCGTCGTCCGAGTCCACTCATCCTCGGCCGCTTCGTCGATGAAAAAGAGAAACGTGTCGGAAGAACCAccgatgatgacgatgatgatatgaagaagaaggagaagaagaagaagaagaagaacgagtTCGTCTTCACTGAGTTGCTTGAAAACCCAAAGCATCCTTACTTCTACTCTGTTTCACTCCAAGGAATCTCAATCGGAAAACGGAATATTCCTGCTCCGGCGATGCTACGAAGAATTGATAAAAACGGCGGCGGAGGTGTCGTAGTTGACTCAGGGACGACGTTCACCATGCTTCCGGCGAAATTCTACAACGCGGTGGTGGAGGAATTCGATAGTCGGGTCGGGCGGGTACACGAACGGGCTGATCGGGTCGAACCGAGTTCGGGTATGAGTCCTTGTTACTATTTGAACCAGACGGTTAGAGTTCCAGTTCTGGTTTTGCATTTTGCCGGGAACGGATCCAGTGTTACGCTCCCTAGGAAAAACTACTTTTACGAATTTATGGACGGTGAtaaaggagagaaaaagaggaagatcgGATGTTTGATGTTGATGAACGGTGGAGATGAATCAGAGCTTCGAGGTGGAACCGGGGCTATTTTGGGGAATTATCAGCAGCAAGGGTTCGAGGTGGTCTATGATCTCTTGAACAAAAGAGTTGGGTTCGCCAAAAGAAAGTGCGCATCTTTATGGGATACGCTTAACCAGGACTAACATGCGCTTATGCTGGTTTGACCGTTAAACCGGATGGGTTATGTACGTATGTTCATGCTTCGTGGATGGGTCTTACCGTCTTAGTCTTATGTCGAGACAGACAGTAATTAAGTAAAGTAGAGATGTAGCCTTAATAATTCGATGAAACCATACTCgaaaagtacatatataaaaagGGTTGGCAACGTTGTCAATAGAGTTTacaatattaattcaaatcattttttttttgttttgagtcataattaaattaaaaaggagttgttatattatttgtttgttggttaAGCATcgctttgaaaaaaaaaaaattgagagccAATTTAATAAATAGTCGTATTAAATATACACCAAATAAGATATACGAATGACTAGCAATTAGTGGGGGAggaaccaaaattttaattaatggcTAGTAATCAATATCATAAACGAGATATGACCAAGAAgaagttgataaaaaataattcagaaagTTTGAGTTTTGCATGGCAACTACCACCAATACTGTTACTACAAGTGTTCataatttgtttggtttaagATATCATACTTTAACGattgaacaaagaagaaaaaaacaaaatgaccaTCAATTATTTGACTTCGTAATCGTATTAAGATGACTCATAAGTGTTTCTCATTCTTACACATAAGAACTCgagaaaaactaaaaattgatattttggtATAATATCTGCTCAAATGACATGACATaaaaagcatatttacaaatgATCTTTCTATTATCACGTTCATAAATAGACTGTATAATTTAGTATCAGAATGCATCATCTATAAAATTGGGTAGATTggcaccaaaaaaacaaaaattgggtAGATAATTagcatttttaattattatttttcttttttttcagatattaattgtttttattctaAGTCaatttttaattgatataataataaaacatcaatttatcagTTCCACATTCACTGTCacttaaaagtttcaatttaaATTTGGTGGAACAAAAGAGAAGCTAACCCTATAGCAAAGGAGCTGGATCCAGTCATGGTTAATGATCACTGACACCTGAAGTTTTCTCTCTCCTATGTAGACTTTGGAGACCCACGAATGTCGGACCACTACCTTAGCTGCCTCAGAACGGATGTCGAAACCAGAACTAAAAAACTCTTTATGGTGTCGCATTTCCTCTTCCAGCATAAGAATTTTCTTCCACGGGTTGCTGACTTCTCGAACTCTACTTCTATAGATGGAACATCAATGTTTCGTTTTTCCAAAAAACTCAAACTCCTTAAAAGGGTCATCAAAACTCTTAATAAGGAGCACTTTTCGAACCTAGAAACTAGAGtaaaggaggctcaggatcttCTAGCATCTCACCAAGCTCGCTTTCTCGCTAATCCTTCCCCCCTCTTAGCAAGGTTGGAGAGACAAGCTCAACAGAAATGGCATAGTCTGGCTTTGGCTGAAGAGAAGTTTCTTCTACAACAATCTCGTATCAAGTGGATGACAAGTGGAGACAGTAACTCTGCTTACTTccacaaaattataaacaacagAAGAGAGATCAATCAAATCTACTACTTGGTATCTGATTCAGGGCAAAGAATTGAGGTAGTGTCAGAAGTCCAAGACCATTGTGTGAGATTCTACAAAGAGATGTTGGGTGCTGTTTCTCAAGGTATCTCGGCTGAGGATGAGGATCTGATCAGATCTCTTTCCAAGTACAAATGCGATCAAGCAATGAAGGATATGCTTCAAGCTGGGATTACTGATGCACACATTAAAAGAGAAGCCTTCTCCCTTCCTCGTAGTAAATCACCTAGGCCAGATGGTTACACAAGGGAGTTCTTTCGAGCAACTTGGGATATTATTGGTG from the Camelina sativa cultivar DH55 chromosome 12, Cs, whole genome shotgun sequence genome contains:
- the LOC104731947 gene encoding bifunctional adenosine 5'-phosphosulfate phosphorylase/adenylylsulfatase HINT4, whose product is MAGGANQACIFCEIVHNRTSTRLLHTDEKVIAFQDIKPSAQRHYLVIPKEHIPTVKDLQRRDEDYSLVKHMLSVGQDLLHKDAPQSIHRFGFHQPPFNSVDHLHLHCFALPFVPRWKAIKYKSLGPLGGFIEAETLLEKIRPLLSKV
- the LOC104731949 gene encoding probable aspartyl protease At4g16563 isoform X2 — its product is MKTCLIFFLFYTTILNYCLYFSVSSSTPLLLHLSHSLSTSKHSSSPLHLLKSSSSRSSARFRRHHHHQKQQLSLPISSGSDYLLSLSVGSPSSAVSLYLDTGSDLVWFPCRPFTCILCESKPIPPSPPSPVSVSSTTVPCSSPSCSAAHSSLPSSDLCAISNCPLDFIETGDCNTSSYPCPPFYYAYGDGSLVAKLYSDSLSLPSVSVSNFTFGCAHTTLAEPIGVAGFGRGRLSLPAQLAVHSPHLGNSFSYCLVSHSFDSERVRRPSPLILGRFVDEKEKRVGRTTDDDDDDMKKKEKKKKKKNEFVFTELLENPKHPYFYSVSLQGISIGKRNIPAPAMLRRIDKNGGGGVVVDSGTTFTMLPAKFYNAVVEEFDSRVGRVHERADRVEPSSGMSPCYYLNQTVRVPVLVLHFAGNGSSVTLPRKNYFYEFMDGDKGEKKRKIGCLMLMNGGDESELRGGTGAILGNYQQQGFEVVYDLLNKRVGFAKRKCASLWDTLNQD
- the LOC104731949 gene encoding probable aspartyl protease At4g16563 isoform X1 — translated: MKTCLIFFLFYTTILNYCLYFSVSSSTPLLLHLSHSLSTSKHSSSPLHLLKSSSSRSSARFRRHHHHQKQQLSLPISSGSDYLLSLSVGSPSSAVSLYLDTGSDLVWFPCRPFTCILCESKPIPPSPPSPVSVSSTTVPCSSPSCSAAHSSLPSSDLCAISNCPLDFIETGDCNTSSYPCPPFYYAYGDGSLVAKLYSDSLSLPSVSVSNFTFGCAHTTLAEPIGVAGFGRGRLSLPAQLAVHSPHLGNSFSYCLVSHSFDSERVRRPSPLILGRFVDEKEKRVGRTTDDDDDDMKKKEKKKKKKNEFVFTELLENPKHPYFYSVSLQGISIGKRNIPAPAMLRRIDKNGGGGVVVDSGTTFTMLPAKFYNAVVEEFDSRVGRVHERADRVEPSSGMSPCYYLNQTVRVPVLVLHFAGNGSSVTLPRKNYFYEFMDGDKGEKKRKIGCLMLMNGGDESELRGGTGAILGNYQQQGFEVVYDLLNKRVGFAKRKCASLWDTLNQD